A single genomic interval of Halomonas sp. GT harbors:
- a CDS encoding DNA polymerase III subunit epsilon has protein sequence MRLLDRHMSLLSGSLRTLMQRESDRRRWADSPYAWLFQPYMGEEMVALACQVSPGQAPVVSVAAVVLSPGRVQTSQAWVATLAEEQNNNGPALRRHHQLYATDTVLAPNAEHLGALAEFIGNRPLIGWQLGRSVEHLNLLFKAGLGFGLPNAQVDVGKLHYRQLRRLHPQCETSGRLTEALARWQIPALQWMGVLGDATASALLYLRLQREIAQQA, from the coding sequence ATGCGCTTGTTAGACCGGCATATGTCATTACTCAGTGGCTCGCTGCGTACATTAATGCAGCGCGAAAGCGACCGCCGACGCTGGGCAGATTCCCCCTACGCATGGCTGTTTCAGCCCTACATGGGGGAAGAAATGGTGGCACTTGCCTGCCAGGTTAGCCCGGGCCAAGCGCCTGTGGTCAGCGTCGCTGCTGTTGTCTTAAGCCCAGGGAGAGTGCAGACCAGCCAAGCCTGGGTGGCTACCCTGGCAGAAGAGCAAAACAACAACGGCCCTGCATTGCGGCGACATCATCAGCTTTATGCGACGGATACGGTGCTGGCGCCTAACGCTGAGCATCTTGGGGCGCTAGCTGAATTTATCGGTAATCGGCCGCTAATTGGTTGGCAGTTAGGCCGCTCGGTGGAACATCTTAATCTTTTGTTTAAAGCCGGGCTGGGATTTGGTTTGCCCAATGCCCAGGTTGATGTTGGAAAGCTGCACTATCGTCAGCTGCGTCGCTTACATCCACAGTGTGAGACGAGCGGCCGCCTAACGGAAGCGCTCGCTCGTTGGCAAATACCCGCTCTTCAATGGATGGGGGTGTTGGGGGATGCTACCGCAAGCGCGCTTTTATATCTGCGTTTGCAGCGCGAGATCGCCCAGCAGGCGTAG